Proteins from a genomic interval of Paenibacillus sp. RC334:
- the mqnC gene encoding cyclic dehypoxanthinyl futalosine synthase, producing MSVIDHILDKALRGERLNLEDTVALFESDEVEKIGHAANKVMNRMHPDPIKTFVIGRNINYTNVCDVYCRFCAFYRRPGSDEGYVLPDEVIFQKIKETQDVGGTEILMQGGVNPNLPFSYYTDLLKAIKERFPDITMHSFSPAEIHKMKEKSGLSMEDTIRAIHEAGLDSLPGGGGEILDDRTRRKISRLKGSWRDWMDVMQTAHKVGMNTTATMVIGFGELMEERALHLLRVRDAQDECIENKYDSEGFLAFIPWTFQPDNTNLKKERQTPEEYLKTVAISRLVLDNIKHIQSSWVTMGPEIGKKSLYYGCDDFGSTMIEENVVSAAGATYKVNIESILQLIRETGHVPAQRNTRYDIIRTFDGASSIEHDFIMQN from the coding sequence ATGAGTGTAATCGACCATATTTTAGATAAAGCCCTACGCGGCGAACGCCTGAATTTAGAGGACACCGTTGCTTTGTTCGAGTCAGACGAAGTAGAAAAAATCGGTCACGCGGCGAACAAAGTGATGAACCGTATGCATCCTGATCCGATCAAAACCTTCGTCATCGGACGAAATATTAACTATACGAACGTCTGTGACGTATATTGCCGCTTTTGCGCTTTTTACCGCAGACCGGGTTCAGATGAAGGCTATGTCCTGCCCGATGAAGTGATTTTCCAGAAAATCAAGGAAACCCAGGATGTAGGCGGCACTGAGATTCTGATGCAAGGCGGTGTGAATCCTAATCTGCCGTTCAGTTACTATACCGATTTGCTCAAAGCGATCAAGGAGCGTTTTCCCGATATTACGATGCACTCCTTCTCGCCAGCTGAAATTCATAAGATGAAGGAAAAATCCGGCTTGTCCATGGAAGATACGATTCGAGCCATTCATGAAGCAGGATTGGATTCCCTGCCAGGCGGGGGCGGAGAAATTTTAGATGACCGCACACGCCGCAAAATCAGCCGTCTCAAAGGCTCTTGGCGTGATTGGATGGACGTGATGCAGACCGCTCACAAGGTGGGTATGAACACGACGGCCACGATGGTTATCGGCTTTGGCGAGTTGATGGAGGAGCGTGCACTGCATTTATTGCGTGTTCGTGATGCTCAGGACGAATGCATTGAAAACAAATATGATTCCGAAGGCTTCCTGGCCTTTATTCCATGGACCTTCCAACCGGATAATACGAACCTGAAAAAGGAACGCCAGACGCCAGAGGAATATTTGAAGACTGTCGCAATCAGCCGCCTTGTACTGGATAACATCAAACATATTCAGTCTTCATGGGTAACGATGGGACCAGAGATCGGTAAAAAATCACTGTATTACGGTTGTGACGACTTCGGTAGTACCATGATTGAGGAAAACGTCGTTTCCGCCGCAGGCGCAACGTACAAAGTCAACATCGAATCCATTTTACAGCTGATCCGCGAAACGGGTCATGTTCCGGCACAACGCAATACCCGCTATGATATTATTCGAACCTTTGACGGTGCCAGCAGTATTGAACATGACTTTATTATGCAAAATTAA
- the corA gene encoding magnesium/cobalt transporter CorA produces MKIRLVNNGVFTPVEEIEMALTPPAEGFYWIDADVDDLAVLQPLFSMHDLAVEDCLSEEEQRPKIEIYESHYFIVVNSIRFDDEEIFLRALNIFLGRHFIITVTKQKINELRTLKPMLWEQEVSQPDRFMYLLIDLIVDNYFLVGDRIEVRIEKLEEDILMHTKKSHLNEIIGLRSEILWLKKVLGPQKEVINTLNKRDLRLIDDQLQKYFSDIYENAVKISETFETYRDLMGNLREAYQSSIANRANEIMRVFTAITTVFMPLTVITGIYGMNFDNMPELHTRYGYFVVIGIMVALGVSMFCIFRKKDWV; encoded by the coding sequence ATGAAAATCCGTTTGGTAAACAATGGGGTTTTTACCCCTGTCGAAGAAATTGAAATGGCGCTTACTCCGCCAGCAGAAGGCTTTTATTGGATTGATGCCGATGTTGATGATCTGGCAGTGCTCCAGCCTTTGTTCTCCATGCATGATCTCGCGGTAGAGGACTGTTTGAGTGAAGAAGAGCAGCGTCCAAAGATTGAAATTTACGAGAGCCATTATTTTATCGTTGTAAACAGTATTCGTTTTGATGATGAAGAAATATTTTTACGTGCTTTGAACATTTTCCTAGGCCGCCATTTTATCATTACGGTGACGAAGCAGAAAATCAATGAGCTACGTACCCTCAAGCCTATGCTATGGGAGCAGGAGGTTAGCCAGCCTGACCGTTTTATGTATCTGTTGATCGATTTGATTGTTGACAACTATTTTCTGGTTGGTGACCGGATTGAGGTTCGCATTGAAAAGCTGGAAGAAGACATTCTGATGCATACGAAAAAATCGCATTTGAATGAAATTATCGGCTTACGCAGTGAGATCCTGTGGCTGAAAAAAGTGCTTGGTCCACAAAAAGAAGTCATCAATACGTTGAACAAACGGGATTTACGGCTGATTGACGATCAATTGCAAAAATATTTCAGCGACATTTATGAAAATGCCGTGAAAATTTCGGAGACTTTCGAAACTTACCGCGATCTAATGGGTAACCTTCGAGAGGCTTATCAATCCAGTATCGCTAACCGTGCGAATGAAATCATGCGCGTGTTTACAGCGATTACAACCGTGTTTATGCCGTTGACTGTTATTACCGGAATTTATGGTATGAACTTTGATAATATGCCTGAGCTTCATACACGTTATGGTTATTTTGTCGTCATTGGTATTATGGTGGCGCTGGGTGTAAGCATGTTTTGTATTTTCCGCAAGAAGGACTGGGTTTGA
- a CDS encoding HRDC domain-containing protein: MEIVFLNRLSKRNEQGHELFAQVWIGQHDGVWSAGWSTQHSLDESTDDLWYEGSLWQELLHVYRHELALKMAEGYRPLIHGVFHEQEGAGAAGRGQTLQKLYCYSDLFPRDDVYEQLTMWRRQKAAAERKAPYFIATNRLLRLISVYLPHTEEELLELPGMGQGKISQYGPELLAITTQNDRTTPFPLNWVTETLDEEVFLSWLYKQKETQYKQELNKFSLTKTIIEGISDGLTLEHIGLKAGLHRREMIEAVEHLDRDGIDMEKLIRQELVNVSEEEQMAIWSAYEELGDTLLKPVMLRVYGEEQAAEKGLDQVYERLRLIRIRFRHQVASERHAG; this comes from the coding sequence ATGGAAATTGTATTTTTAAACCGCTTGTCCAAACGGAATGAACAGGGCCATGAGCTATTTGCCCAGGTATGGATTGGTCAACATGATGGGGTATGGAGTGCAGGATGGAGCACACAACACAGCTTGGATGAAAGTACAGATGATCTTTGGTATGAGGGCAGCTTGTGGCAGGAGTTGCTGCATGTATACCGCCATGAGCTGGCGCTGAAGATGGCAGAGGGCTACAGACCCTTAATCCATGGTGTTTTTCATGAGCAGGAAGGGGCAGGGGCAGCAGGACGTGGACAAACATTACAAAAGCTGTATTGCTATAGTGATTTGTTTCCGCGTGATGATGTGTATGAGCAATTGACGATGTGGAGGCGGCAAAAGGCGGCTGCCGAGCGAAAGGCACCTTATTTTATCGCTACCAATCGTCTGCTCCGGTTGATTAGCGTCTATCTTCCCCATACCGAGGAGGAGTTGCTGGAGCTACCAGGGATGGGGCAAGGTAAAATATCTCAATATGGGCCAGAGCTACTGGCTATAACGACACAAAATGACCGGACTACGCCATTTCCGCTAAATTGGGTAACAGAGACGCTGGATGAGGAAGTTTTCTTATCATGGCTGTACAAGCAAAAAGAGACCCAGTATAAGCAGGAACTGAATAAATTCAGTCTGACAAAAACCATTATTGAAGGTATTTCAGACGGTCTTACATTGGAGCATATCGGACTGAAGGCGGGGTTACATCGTAGAGAAATGATTGAAGCAGTAGAGCATTTGGATAGAGATGGAATCGATATGGAAAAACTGATCCGTCAGGAATTGGTGAACGTATCTGAAGAAGAGCAGATGGCGATCTGGTCTGCGTATGAAGAACTGGGGGATACGCTGCTCAAGCCCGTCATGCTGCGGGTATATGGTGAGGAACAGGCTGCGGAAAAGGGATTGGATCAAGTTTATGAGCGGCTGCGTCTGATTCGTATCCGTTTTCGTCATCAGGTAGCATCAGAACGACATGCGGGATAA
- the metA gene encoding homoserine O-succinyltransferase yields the protein MPIKIPDTLPAKEVLEGENIFVMDESLAYHQDIRPLRIAILNLMPTKETTETQLLRLVGNTPLQVDVTLVHMKSHVSKNTSQEYLNMFYKTFDEIRNSRFDGMVITGAPVEQLEFEDVNYWEEIRQIFEWTKTNVTSTMHICWASQAGLYHHFDVPKYGLDYKCFGVFSHSVIKPKVKLLRGFDELFYAPHSRHTEVRREDIEHIAELELLSESEEAGVYLVATRDGKQIFVTGHSEYDPLSLKWEYDRDVAKGMDIEVPKNYFPNNDPERTPPSTWRAHANLLFSNWLNYYVYQETPFDIGPQI from the coding sequence ATGCCGATTAAAATTCCGGATACACTACCTGCCAAGGAAGTGCTGGAGGGCGAAAATATTTTCGTAATGGATGAAAGCCTGGCCTATCATCAGGATATTCGTCCGTTGCGCATCGCCATTTTGAATTTGATGCCTACCAAAGAGACAACGGAAACCCAACTGTTGCGTCTGGTCGGCAATACCCCGCTTCAAGTGGACGTTACGCTGGTGCACATGAAGTCGCATGTATCTAAAAATACATCGCAGGAATATTTGAACATGTTTTATAAAACCTTTGACGAGATCAGAAACAGCCGTTTTGACGGTATGGTTATTACGGGAGCACCCGTTGAACAGCTTGAGTTTGAAGATGTGAACTACTGGGAGGAAATCCGGCAAATTTTTGAATGGACGAAAACGAATGTAACTTCGACCATGCATATCTGTTGGGCTTCACAGGCGGGTCTGTACCATCATTTCGATGTTCCTAAATACGGACTTGATTACAAATGTTTTGGCGTGTTTTCACATAGCGTTATTAAACCTAAAGTGAAATTGCTACGCGGTTTTGATGAATTGTTTTATGCACCTCATTCCCGGCATACAGAGGTTCGGCGCGAAGATATTGAGCATATTGCCGAACTGGAGCTTTTATCCGAATCTGAGGAAGCCGGAGTGTATCTGGTAGCTACGCGTGATGGCAAACAAATCTTTGTGACTGGGCATTCCGAATACGATCCACTTTCCCTGAAATGGGAATATGATCGTGATGTCGCCAAAGGGATGGATATTGAAGTACCGAAAAATTATTTTCCCAACAATGACCCTGAGCGTACACCGCCCTCAACCTGGCGTGCGCATGCCAATTTATTATTTTCAAATTGGCTCAACTATTATGTATACCAAGAAACCCCTTTCGATATCGGGCCCCAGATTTAA